The genomic region AAGAGCCTTGATGGCCTTCAAATTCCTCTTGCTCTTCGATGTGCTCGAGTCTTTGAAACTGAACGAATGATTAATTGACCAATATTGAAAAAGTCTATGAGGACTTGTAAAGTCTAAGGTCCTTGATGGACGTTCAATTCCAGAATCAATATGATAATCCGTTCCACATTTTATTTCCAGTTTGACATCGTGACTGCACCTGCTATCTGTTTTGAAACACTTCCAGTAAGATCTTGAGCCATTTGAAGCTTGCTCTGTTGTTTTGATATTGTAGCAAGTCAACCCAGTCCCATCCTTTCCATGGCCCCCAGATTGACCTCTCTTCCCATTCTCGCCGTCTTCCCCATTTTTCGACAGGAAGGTGATGTTGGATGGGTGGTCACCCGCTTCCACAACCTCAAACTTGCCTCCAAGTCCTCCAAATCCACCCCTACCACCGTACCCCCCTAGTTCCCCTACCCTTCCACAATCACCACCGAACTTGTATATGGATAATCCCAGGAAATCCCCTCCAATTTTGTCTTCATTCATGGAAATATTTCCACGCAAAATACTTTCAGTCAGCTCGAGTGAGTCATGTGCCTGGGTTATTTCATGCTCTAGATAATTTTTCAACCCTCTTTTCGATCCCAGTACCTTAACAGCTTTCTCATAACCAGTTCTGCCATCCCTTCCTGGTTTTTCGTCTGCCCCATCAATCCCCGGACCTCCTTTGCCTCCTACAGACATAATATGCAGATTTTCACAGTTCACAAAATTGACACCAAAACCGTGAAAACTTCCTCCCAAGTCGCCTGCAAGTCCAGGTTTCCCATCCTTTCCATTCTCCAAGTAAATACTGTCTGATTCTCTTTGTCCCGCTCGACCTACCAATTTTATATCTGCTCTTTCCCCGATCACCTCCCAGTGAGGTGATGCTAGATAAATGTCTACCTCTTCCAATCTCCcattcaaatttggaacatcTATGAACATTTTACTTGCAGCATAGATAATCAAGTCGGTGACCGATTTATTTCCACAACGGGAATCTAGAAATTCATCTGAATTGATATGGGACATACAAATCACGAACCCTCTCACTCGAAGTCTTCCCTGGGATGAACACCGGACATCATAGCCATTCTTCAACATAATGCGTGCTATAGATTCAATTTCTGATAATTCTTTCTCACTGATTATTTGTGGATCTCCAAACAGTTGAGTGGCGCTGCTATCAGTAACATTCAAGAATATTGATATAAGTGGATGTTCAATATTATCGTATGTGGGTTTAACAGAATACATTTCATCGTAAATCTTGTTCCTCTTTCCTTGCATTTTGTAACTTGAAAGTCCATCAATGAACTTGATTAGTGTATTACACcatttttcctccttcttcataaGTTCTAAAGCATCTCTCACTCTACTAGTCCAAGTAGATAGTTTTAATACCTCACTTGTGTCAACCAATCCcattataatttctccataCTTCTCcaagaaattgaatattattttttcgcTGGTTTCCAAATACCAAGACGACAATATGGCAAAGTCAGAGGAATTGAAAGCTTTGGAGAACTCATCGTAGCGTGTGACTTGTCCAATCTCTTGCATTAACAGTTCTGTTCTAATACCCAGTGATTGTAGATTAGTAATTTTTCCTTCGCAAAAATCGATATTATGAATCATTCTTTCACGTGCAGAGGTTTCAACATATCTAACGACATTATTCACTCTGTTTTTGTAATGGTCGCTCAAGAATACCAATAGACAGTTCAGAAACACGTTCGCTTCACCCGACAATCCAAAACCGAAATTCATCTTCTTCACATCAAAACTGGTCAAGTTTCTGACAGTTTTAAGCAACGACTCCCTGTTCTGCAGCATAAGTTTGTTAACCCTCAGTGGTCCAGGTTTGTTTGGACGATAAAACACATTGATTCTTGGTGCTTTGCCGTCCTTGCTTCCTGTCTTCAAACTATTCAACAGTTCTATCACATTCTGATAAAACTCTGTCACCTCGTTTTTGAATTCTAGTTTGAGTTTTTCTTCCAAGGATGCCTGTGTTTGATTGAGATATTCCATGACTCGCTCTATAATATCAGCTTCTTCTCCCAAGATTCCAGCTGTGTCTGATCCAGAAGTTTCCTGAACTTTGAGAGCTCCATCATCCAGTTTCGGGGAGACTTTAGTGACGATCAATGCAATGTGATCCTTGTATTtatcaaaatctaaaatcaaattgtAGAGATATCGAAGGATGTTGATGAAACCTTCCCCTTGTTGTAGGGTGGCATAGTCTACGAGGAGCAAAATCTTTGCATTTTCGAGTTTCTTTGTGATGGTTTTCATGATAATCGATGAGGCGACTTCATTTGCAGGTTGTGGAATAGTCTGGAATCCGGGAAAGTCGACAAAGTTGATGGTTTCGTTGTAGGGAACAATCCTAGGGTAAAGTGTGGGGAGCCCAATCCTTTGTCCATCCTCGAACATATATTTCCCAGCGATTTCTCTGAACTGCAAGTAAGGATTTCTTGTCAAAAACTGTACTAGGCTTGTTTTCCCAGCTCCAGCCTCTCCCAGCACTAGAATCGTCTCTGCAGCTGTCAGGGTTTTCTGCTTTCCTATCAACTCGTCAGCTTCACTCAGAATTTTCGATGTCAGCTCTTCAAAATCTTCATATTCTGAACGACAGCTCTCAACATTAACTGATAACTGGTGAACTTGCTGCTCCTTTACCtgcaaaatttattgaaatatgaaaaaaatttatttgtaaaaatttgtaaagtgaacaactacaagacataacctattttggagtatgtattaccatagagaaacaatagtgtaagtagatatcccatggtatagggcgtttatgttgcaacttttactttatctcaagccgatagtccacgtagttttttcccgtgaagctgtgagacgctcgtagtctctcatactatgCCGTTCATTCActttcaccccaacaaaacagtaaaaatagacaatcatagacagtaatcggcttgagataacagcaaaagttgcgacataaattccatataccatgggatatctacttacgctattgtttctctatggtattgccTTTtattgagataacagtaaaagttgcgacatgaatcccctataccatgggatatctacttacgctattgtttctctatggtattacctTATCTAAAtctgagagaggaatagcacaaggttaccatatcttttctctccctatcattttgatgatgtacttattgtattaatcaatagaaaattaagaataaatcaataattccaATGATAAAACACTGtaatattgtatgaatctaGCTagcacataacctagctacatttggactgttttGTAAATTAggattggaaccgttttgggcttataagcctgtggtacttttccgtaagttgtataattctgaatgattaaataaataaataaatctatcaCAAATCTTGTACTCACGAGTGATATATTAAGACAAAATTCCAGTGTTTTATTATGgattagcaggtaacccgtgcttcgcgagggtctaattgaaaacttgaagaatttggaataggcctacaaccatcatcggtaaattcagaatcaTAATGCAAAATGATCAGTTTAGTAGTTCACgaatgatgatgcgtcattcgtgtacttcctatcccgtacatgtttAAGGCAGTTTAATTCTTCGTTATATTatggactagcaggtaacccgtgctccgcaagggtctatttcaaGAATAGACAAATTGAGAACTGGAAACTTTACGTAATGAgatcttgaagagttgaaaataggcctataaccatcctcagttaattgagaatctatatgcaaaatttcaaattatggtctattttgaaacttgaaaaactgaaaacttgacgtaataagatcttgaaggattgaagataggcctataaacatcctcggttgatcaagaatctatatgcgaaatttcaagttaatcagttgagtagttcagacgtgatgatgcgtcaatagttatttgtgcaactagtgcgcaaagtgacaatTTGCTGCACCGggagaaacgtttacgcacgagccgcaggcgagggcggaatggtttcttgagtgcagcagaggaactttgcgcacgtatttcacattaaatttttcctacagttatcattgaatatgaaaagtggttgattatgggtaaaattgcctgaaatccatcaaatgtttttctgtgtaattttattatcgataaaaaccttaatcctaaaatcctaaagtcctcgttgtccttggttataatacagtatataattaataatttgctcgttgtgcttcgttgcacctctgctcactatagcagcccagtcactgttaccaacttcattttgattttgctgcactgttgctccatataacctactaagtattttgcgttgccatgttgcaaatctggagtgcagaaaaatttttcccgcactagaacggaaaagtgattctttgcgttctgtaatcagtgcagcaatggccacttttcaacgtaactgtaggaaaacataattttcctatcccgtacgtgtataagccagtacttccctttattacattatagataaatattactatatttatttatccattcatgtacaatattattacacttATTTTTAAAGGCACACCAGGATTATGGTCAGAACTGtcgattatcaatttcatatcTCAACAAAAACAGTTTCTGAAGACAtgaaatgattaatttttttatttatcccatttattgtagaaaatacaaTTTCGAcaatggaggaaaaactaggcttaGCCTGAACCATTTCACtccaaaaatttaataaaaataaatgttgtCCAAAGTTTTATTGGGTTATGAAATCACACATCACTGCCTCACCACCTAATTTTTGGCCCAGtgatgattatttaaaaatgttaaAGGTTGACgtgagaaatagaataaatgaatgtacCAGAAGAACAATTAAGATCTGAGaattaagaaatatttcacatattTGACAAATTTTGACAAACAcgaaattcattttaaaatacaagAATAGATTGAGAAAACGAGAAACTGAGTGAAGTCTATCATacatcactatagtgaggtccacgttataatggcagagtttgattggcaatgatattgctatccttgtctatcattcaacagagcggatagcgctatctctttctcgctttgcactGTTGCcagttcgtcttttaacaatgtggaattaataattgattgacaaaatacttgatatgtaaattcattatggaatcattgaaaaatatgatttcttccgtaataaagtataattgattattttgaacgagaatgaacagttgatatcacatgaataaacctgtatcagctaccgtctatagaaggcattgacaagacagaggatcagcaacgtttttctgctatctttctctactgccattaaaacgtggacctcactatagttttataTCTCTTAATCGGTATAGATTGTTTGCGATGTAACAACGGAAACTAGAATATTGGTCCTCCATCATTCACTGATAATAATCATAGACTTATTCCTTGGAAAGTTGAGAAACTGGTTTTAGTTGTTACCCCAATCTACGATGAAAATATACCAATACAATACCCCGATGAAACTATGAATCATAGGAGTCGACAATAAGAGAGCACCCGAATTCAGTACGAATTGTCAAGGAGGCAAAATAGATTGTTTTACTACGAATCATAGAACCGAGCTTTTTTAAAGGACCAAGCTTCCACTACGAatatttagggccgtttgcacagtgtaagtttaagctaaagcttaaaccaaatctggatttgttttggtttaaactataattccgtttgcacagtatcagtttaaactctgtattgagtttaaactctgggaaagtttaaacctccaaagcaggaggtttgaaccaaataatttggattaacttgacatctgtaaagatttgatggggaaacagctttCGACTTTTGTCGAAACTTTTTCGACAGTTGATTTTATTGCTTCTgtagacaataataatttattatttaggtTATAATGATTCATTGTTTgagtgtaaaaataattataatggaggaattgatagaagtttttaatgcgatagAAAAAGAtaactgcgaagaaattttgaaacagaaaaattggacaaaaacaaataataaattgaaatttctgggatgataggGAATTTTCTttacggttttgcttgagtaaagcaactgccaattagtatttgattgaataaaccacttgatagaaagaCTAgttaagacaatttttaacagtggtatttggttagaaaacatgttttaataacacataactaaGATATTctgctttcgagagatttctaatgaACGAgaaagaccgtagtagattcaagAGTAACaatataacttttttatcttacattctaaaatatattttttggttccagctaaacataagtttttaaagaatGTCTTGATctcttttcacttttattaccgtacagcttacagttCTGTGGCATTTTAACAagaaaatagtagctacataacctcaatttactgatcgtttgtaaacaaataaaaaatttcctgtaaaaatcagtcttcctgatattataaacaatgacattctattaccaactcaACGCtgaactagtttaacttaaactggattagtaaatgcactgagaaaaccgactcaagtttaaactttcagattaacttaaactcgattaacttaatcgagttttgcaatctatactgtgcaaacggcccttagaggATCACGAATTATAAAAGCCGAATTATCGGGGTTCCACTGTGAACTGCACTTTGACCAAAATACGGTATATATAAAACTAATTCTCTACCTGATTTTAATGGATTATAATGATATGGACTATCATATTATCATAGAAGACAATATAGAATTGGGCATACTGAGCGTTTTTCAATATCATCGAATTGGTGGAATCACaattctaaaaaatctggtgtggcgcactcatacaattttccttgccgttatgaaaatcacctgacgctagtgtgcacgcgcatcctaagtctacttataaacaaagatctgagccagctgggacaataacgctggagacattcgaggtctgctatctcttcatagtgaatcatttattaGAATctacagttgccaacagttttcaattgaataatcacattttctcaaatttcaagcttattttcaatttaaagtgaaaatgttactagatattaattgtagagatttccatgctcaatcttttccactcaaaattttttgttcaaattctatctgaagcctgataattgggaatctaaaatcgaattTGCAtacatggggcggagctcctgaaatttttacagatatgagacttgtggcagttgctagagcttatcaattactatttttggtataaatttaatcgaaatcgttggagccgtttttgagaaaatcgcgaaaaccctgtttttgacaacattttcgccatttcagccgccatttgatcgaaattgttcgtgtcggatccttatattgtaaggaccttaagttccaaatttcaagtcattccgttaattgggagatgagataacgtgttcacagacgcacatacacacacacacacacacacacacacacacacacacacaccacacacacacacacacacacacaaacacacatacagaccaatacccaaaaaccacttttttggactcaggggaccttgaaacgtatagaattttagaaattgggtaccttaatttttttcggaaagcaatactttccttacctatggcaaggaaagtaataattcaAGCATAGAATTGTATTTGCCTAACCAACTTTACTTACATCGAATGACTGAGATGGCGGTTTTATGGGACCAGCTCCCAATTGAGAACTGTCAGACGGACTGGCATTTGATCTGAAAAAAGAATCAAACTCtctataatattcatataaacaatatcggggtaccgagctttgctcgttatttatttatttatataattattatcaaacgaaaatcctaaataaatgctgtaaatcaccccgaagacttctgctactgcagacattgacaacagggttaacagctagatggaaattcgatgagaactactattcaaaaattatttgccagcccgggaatcgaacccggtacctcccaattgccagttaggaatgcttacccttacaccaaactgacaatctctggatagcagcgctcattttatacgaagccacagcggccaaccagtttatatttatttataaacagaacacaattcttcaaaatgattgagtAAGGACTAATAtgcaaagcccaaaactgtttcttccccgaattttgatttatgcaCTATAattagtccaaaaagtaggttatgttctatacacttgaattcaggtccaatttccagtccaaacatttaaaacagaaaagttccaatttagattgtttacaaaccaaattaaatgaaaaaaaaacactcactaatcttttaaaacagtaaaataatgaataactttgaaaattctgatatactcttatttagaatg from Nilaparvata lugens isolate BPH chromosome 11, ASM1435652v1, whole genome shotgun sequence harbors:
- the LOC111056853 gene encoding uncharacterized protein LOC111056853 — translated: MFLSRIYTIFLLVSIGFLRSNASPSDSSQLGAGPIKPPSQSFDVKEQQVHQLSVNVESCRSEYEDFEELTSKILSEADELIGKQKTLTAAETILVLGEAGAGKTSLVQFLTRNPYLQFREIAGKYMFEDGQRIGLPTLYPRIVPYNETINFVDFPGFQTIPQPANEVASSIIMKTITKKLENAKILLLVDYATLQQGEGFINILRYLYNLILDFDKYKDHIALIVTKVSPKLDDGALKVQETSGSDTAGILGEEADIIERVMEYLNQTQASLEEKLKLEFKNEVTEFYQNVIELLNSLKTGSKDGKAPRINVFYRPNKPGPLRVNKLMLQNRESLLKTVRNLTSFDVKKMNFGFGLSGEANVFLNCLLVFLSDHYKNRVNNVVRYVETSARERMIHNIDFCEGKITNLQSLGIRTELLMQEIGQVTRYDEFSKAFNSSDFAILSSWYLETSEKIIFNFLEKYGEIIMGLVDTSEVLKLSTWTSRVRDALELMKKEEKWCNTLIKFIDGLSSYKMQGKRNKIYDEMYSVKPTYDNIEHPLISIFLNVTDSSATQLFGDPQIISEKELSEIESIARIMLKNGYDVRCSSQGRLRVRGFVICMSHINSDEFLDSRCGNKSVTDLIIYAASKMFIDVPNLNGRLEEVDIYLASPHWEVIGERADIKLVGRAGQRESDSIYLENGKDGKPGLAGDLGGSFHGFGVNFVNCENLHIMSVGGKGGPGIDGADEKPGRDGRTGYEKAVKVLGSKRGLKNYLEHEITQAHDSLELTESILRGNISMNEDKIGGDFLGLSIYKFGGDCGRVGELGGYGGRGGFGGLGGKFEVVEAGDHPSNITFLSKNGEDGENGKRGQSGGHGKDGTGLTCYNIKTTEQASNGSRSYWKCFKTDSRCSHDVKLEIKCGTDYHIDSGIERPSRTLDFTSPHRLFQYWSINHSFSFKDSSTSKSKRNLKAIKALSDFEKFLWSYSD